A genomic window from Salvelinus namaycush isolate Seneca chromosome 21, SaNama_1.0, whole genome shotgun sequence includes:
- the LOC120066637 gene encoding myoblast determination protein 1 homolog 2-like, whose protein sequence is MELSDISFPITSADDFYDDPCFNTSDMHFFEDMDPRLVHVGLLKPDDHHHNEDEHIRAPSGHHQAGRCLLWACKACKRKTTNTDRRKAATMRERRRLGKVNDAFENLKRCTSNNPNQRLPKVEILRNAISYIESLQSLLRGQDGENYYPSLEHYNGDSDASSPRSNCSDGMMDYNGPACTSARRSSYESSYFAETPNADARSKKNAVISSLDCLSSIVERISTDTSACTMLSVQEGSPCSPQEGSILSETGATVPSPTKCPQPSHDPIYQVL, encoded by the exons ATGGAGTTGTCGGATATTTCGTTCCCTATCACCTCCGCTGATGACTTTTATGACGACCCGTGCTTCAACACCAGCGACATGCATTTCTTCGAAGACATGGACCCCCGGTTAGTTCATGTTGGTCTCCTCAAGCCAGACGACCATCATCATAACGAAGACGAGCACATCAGGGCCCCAAGCGGGCACCACCAAGCCGGTAGGTGCCTCCTCTGGGCATGCAAAGCCTGCAAGAGGAAAACCACCAACACCGACCGGAGGAAGGCTGCTACCATGcgggagaggaggagactgggcAAGGTCAACGACGCCTTCGAGAACCTGAAGAGATGTACGTCGAACAACCCCAATCAGAGGCTTCCAAAGGTGGAGATCCTGAGAAATGCCATCAGCTACATCGAGTCTCTGCAGTCTCTGCTCAGGGGCCAGGACGGCGAAAACTACTACCCTTCGCTGGAGCACTACAACGGGGACTCTGACGCATCCAGCCCACGGTCCAACTGCTCTGATGGAATG atGGACTATAATGGCCCGGCGTGCACGTCCGCAAGACGAAGCAGCTATGAAAGCTCTTATTTCGCGGAGACTCCAAATG CTGATGCCAGAAGCAAAAAGAACGCAGTCATCTCCAGCTTGGATTGTCTATCCAGCATCGTGGAGAGAATCTCAACAGACACGTCCGCGTGCACTATGTTATCAGTTCAGGAGGGTAGCCCCTGCTCTCCCCAAGAGGGATCTATCCTGAGCGAGACAGGGGCAACCGTGCCGTCACCGACCAAGTGCCCACAGCCCTCCCATGACCCCATCTACCAAGTGCTATGA
- the LOC120066638 gene encoding ferritin heavy chain A-like: MAEPSGKRLKTNLPNCKTHRAFLGSRVKQNLPAVVEESLCGVSTFIMEVAYILDALAKIFEQDDIALPRMAAFFHEQSVNEQAKAEAMLDYLSDRGGQYCSKDIQRPSCEVCAVIPALELMLGQWKEEMAVMVELSQLSKEHSDSHSASVVKSRFLGPLVPRVKLLGDLLTNARRVGCTSDRSGGFGEYLIDQLQEELTNVSSR, encoded by the exons ATGGCTGAACCAAGCGGCAAAAGATTGAAGACCAACCTGCCTAACTGTAAAACTCACCGAGCTTTTCTCGGGAGCAGAGTGAAACAGAATCTCCCAGCGGTCGTTGAGGAGAGTTTGTGCGGAGTATCTACATTTATTATGGAGGTCGCTTACATACTTGATGCACTG GCCAAGATATTTGAGCAGGATGACATTGCCTTGCCAAGAATGGCAGCGTTCTTCCACGAGCAGTCTGTGAACGAGCAGGCGAAGGCTGAGGCCATGCTGGACTACCTGTCAGACAGAGGGGGACAGTACTGCAGTAAAGACATCCAG AGGCCTAGCTGTGAGGTGTGTGCGGTGATCCCCGCCCTGGAGCTGATGCTGGGCCAGTGGAAGGAGGAGATGGCCGTGATGGTGGAGCTCAGCCAGTTGTCCAAGGAGCACAGCGACTCGCACTCCGCCAGTGTGGTCAAGAGCCGCTTCCTGGGGCCGCTGGTGCCCCGTGTCAAACTGCTGGGAGACCTGCTGACCAACGCACGTAGGGTGGGCTGCACCAGCGACCGCTCGGGGGGCTTCGGGGAGTACCTCATCGACCAGCTGCAGGAGGAGTTGACCAACGTCTCCAGTAGATAA